The following coding sequences are from one Ctenopharyngodon idella isolate HZGC_01 chromosome 17, HZGC01, whole genome shotgun sequence window:
- the LOC127498615 gene encoding uncharacterized protein LOC127498615 isoform X1 — MPLDSTHVGATNQLSPQFEEPTLSHWTAIDERRARIASLPELSHGVPLKVKYPSGLMRTRTFVLSDSIQALFDFVGEVEDATEWFHIQEALSPPLRNDLCGTISERNITGPTTLFVQWISSKDAEFMQTIPTPNGNDNHDKDDYNSGTVSPLDQPSTSNEHLTSFSPQSEQEKTVQKTNLQTILSLLSAKIDDDSPTSNQINVVRDYKGNTHNILRSTVQAFSRRRFNLGARLDVIFVDDTKAAEGAVDGGGPTREYLRLLLKAVQQSSTFEGLENSKRLRLDTEERLFLQVCGKPTPPATLDEVDDETFKEMLCKIKEAETVPEAKAAIEMAEDCLSIIGAFRSISTLKQRDMLVQSAVEYYADGRCNAVLQQYVISKIKTPIREN, encoded by the exons ATGCCATTGGACAGTACACACGTGGGAGCAACCAATCAACTTTCGCCTCAATTTGAAGAGCCAACCCTCTCTCATTGGACA GCTATagatgagagacgagcgcgaatAGCGAGTTTACCTGAACTTTCTCATGGTGTGccattaaaagtaaaatatccaagtGGCTTGATGAGGACTAGGACATTTGTTTTAAGTGATTCAATTCAG GCACTGTTTGACTTCGTTGGAGAGGTGGAGGATGCTACAGAATGGTTCCATATTCAGGAAGCCTTATCACCACCACTTAGAAATGACCTATGTGGAACCATTTCTGAAAGAAATATCACAGGACCAACCACACTGTTTGTCCAGTGGATTTCTTCCAAAGATGCAGAG TTTATGCAGACAATTCCTACACCTAATGGCAATGACAACCATGATAAAGATGATTATAATTCTGGGACTGTCAGCCCATTGGATCAACCTAGCACCTCTAATGAACATCTGACATCGTTCTCCCCTCAATCAGAGCAGGAAAAGACTGTCCAGAA GACCAACCTCCAAACAATACTGAGTCTCCTTTCAGCCAAGATAGATGATGATAGTCCCACTAGTAACCAGATCAATGTTGTAAGGGATTACAAAGGCAATACCCATAACATACTGAGAAGCACTGTTCAGGCTTTTAGTCGGCGACGATTTAACCTCGGAGCAAGACTGGATGTCATTTTTGTTGATGATACAAAAGCAGCAGAGGGGGCTGTGGACGGTGGTGGTCCAACTAGAGAGTACCTCAGATTGCTCCTTAAGGCTGTCCAACAGTCTAGCACATTTGAGGGACTTGAAAATAGTAAGAGGTTGCGGCTTGACACTGAAG AAAGGCTCTTTCTCCAGGTTTGTGGTAAACCCACCCCTCCTGCAACCTTGGATGAAGTAGATGATGAGACCTTCAAAGAAATGCTTTGCAAA ATAAAAGAAGCTGAAACTGTTCCAGAAGCCAAAGCTGCCATTGAAATGGCAGAAGATTGCCTGTCCATTATTGGAGCCTTTAGGTCCATTAGCACTCTTAAGCAGCGGGACATGCTGGTACAGTCAGCTGTCGAGTATTATGCTGATGGGAGATGCAATGCTGTACTACAACAGTATGTAATATCAAAAATCAAGACACCTATAAGAGAGAACTAG
- the LOC127498615 gene encoding uncharacterized protein LOC127498615 isoform X4: MPLDSTHVGATNQLSPQFEEPTLSHWTAIDERRARIASLPELSHGVPLKVKYPSGLMRTRTFVLSDSIQALFDFVGEVEDATEWFHIQEALSPPLRNDLCGTISERNITGPTTLFVQWISSKDAEFMQTIPTPNGNDNHDKDDYNSGTVSPLDQPSTSNEHLTSFSPQSEQEKTVQKTNLQTILSLLSAKIDDDSPTSNQINVVRDYKGNTHNILRSTVQAFSRRRFNLGARLDVIFVDDTKAAEGAVDGGGPTREYLRLLLKAVQQSSTFEGLENSKRLRLDTEGSFSRFVVNPPLLQPWMK, encoded by the exons ATGCCATTGGACAGTACACACGTGGGAGCAACCAATCAACTTTCGCCTCAATTTGAAGAGCCAACCCTCTCTCATTGGACA GCTATagatgagagacgagcgcgaatAGCGAGTTTACCTGAACTTTCTCATGGTGTGccattaaaagtaaaatatccaagtGGCTTGATGAGGACTAGGACATTTGTTTTAAGTGATTCAATTCAG GCACTGTTTGACTTCGTTGGAGAGGTGGAGGATGCTACAGAATGGTTCCATATTCAGGAAGCCTTATCACCACCACTTAGAAATGACCTATGTGGAACCATTTCTGAAAGAAATATCACAGGACCAACCACACTGTTTGTCCAGTGGATTTCTTCCAAAGATGCAGAG TTTATGCAGACAATTCCTACACCTAATGGCAATGACAACCATGATAAAGATGATTATAATTCTGGGACTGTCAGCCCATTGGATCAACCTAGCACCTCTAATGAACATCTGACATCGTTCTCCCCTCAATCAGAGCAGGAAAAGACTGTCCAGAA GACCAACCTCCAAACAATACTGAGTCTCCTTTCAGCCAAGATAGATGATGATAGTCCCACTAGTAACCAGATCAATGTTGTAAGGGATTACAAAGGCAATACCCATAACATACTGAGAAGCACTGTTCAGGCTTTTAGTCGGCGACGATTTAACCTCGGAGCAAGACTGGATGTCATTTTTGTTGATGATACAAAAGCAGCAGAGGGGGCTGTGGACGGTGGTGGTCCAACTAGAGAGTACCTCAGATTGCTCCTTAAGGCTGTCCAACAGTCTAGCACATTTGAGGGACTTGAAAATAGTAAGAGGTTGCGGCTTGACACTGAAG GCTCTTTCTCCAGGTTTGTGGTAAACCCACCCCTCCTGCAACCTTGGATGAAGTAG
- the LOC127498615 gene encoding uncharacterized protein LOC127498615 isoform X2: MPLDSTHVGATNQLSPQFEEPTLSHWTAIDERRARIASLPELSHGVPLKVKYPSGLMRTRTFVLSDSIQALFDFVGEVEDATEWFHIQEALSPPLRNDLCGTISERNITGPTTLFVQWISSKDAETIPTPNGNDNHDKDDYNSGTVSPLDQPSTSNEHLTSFSPQSEQEKTVQKTNLQTILSLLSAKIDDDSPTSNQINVVRDYKGNTHNILRSTVQAFSRRRFNLGARLDVIFVDDTKAAEGAVDGGGPTREYLRLLLKAVQQSSTFEGLENSKRLRLDTEERLFLQVCGKPTPPATLDEVDDETFKEMLCKIKEAETVPEAKAAIEMAEDCLSIIGAFRSISTLKQRDMLVQSAVEYYADGRCNAVLQQYVISKIKTPIREN; this comes from the exons ATGCCATTGGACAGTACACACGTGGGAGCAACCAATCAACTTTCGCCTCAATTTGAAGAGCCAACCCTCTCTCATTGGACA GCTATagatgagagacgagcgcgaatAGCGAGTTTACCTGAACTTTCTCATGGTGTGccattaaaagtaaaatatccaagtGGCTTGATGAGGACTAGGACATTTGTTTTAAGTGATTCAATTCAG GCACTGTTTGACTTCGTTGGAGAGGTGGAGGATGCTACAGAATGGTTCCATATTCAGGAAGCCTTATCACCACCACTTAGAAATGACCTATGTGGAACCATTTCTGAAAGAAATATCACAGGACCAACCACACTGTTTGTCCAGTGGATTTCTTCCAAAGATGCAGAG ACAATTCCTACACCTAATGGCAATGACAACCATGATAAAGATGATTATAATTCTGGGACTGTCAGCCCATTGGATCAACCTAGCACCTCTAATGAACATCTGACATCGTTCTCCCCTCAATCAGAGCAGGAAAAGACTGTCCAGAA GACCAACCTCCAAACAATACTGAGTCTCCTTTCAGCCAAGATAGATGATGATAGTCCCACTAGTAACCAGATCAATGTTGTAAGGGATTACAAAGGCAATACCCATAACATACTGAGAAGCACTGTTCAGGCTTTTAGTCGGCGACGATTTAACCTCGGAGCAAGACTGGATGTCATTTTTGTTGATGATACAAAAGCAGCAGAGGGGGCTGTGGACGGTGGTGGTCCAACTAGAGAGTACCTCAGATTGCTCCTTAAGGCTGTCCAACAGTCTAGCACATTTGAGGGACTTGAAAATAGTAAGAGGTTGCGGCTTGACACTGAAG AAAGGCTCTTTCTCCAGGTTTGTGGTAAACCCACCCCTCCTGCAACCTTGGATGAAGTAGATGATGAGACCTTCAAAGAAATGCTTTGCAAA ATAAAAGAAGCTGAAACTGTTCCAGAAGCCAAAGCTGCCATTGAAATGGCAGAAGATTGCCTGTCCATTATTGGAGCCTTTAGGTCCATTAGCACTCTTAAGCAGCGGGACATGCTGGTACAGTCAGCTGTCGAGTATTATGCTGATGGGAGATGCAATGCTGTACTACAACAGTATGTAATATCAAAAATCAAGACACCTATAAGAGAGAACTAG
- the LOC127498615 gene encoding uncharacterized protein LOC127498615 isoform X3, giving the protein MRTRTFVLSDSIQALFDFVGEVEDATEWFHIQEALSPPLRNDLCGTISERNITGPTTLFVQWISSKDAEFMQTIPTPNGNDNHDKDDYNSGTVSPLDQPSTSNEHLTSFSPQSEQEKTVQKTNLQTILSLLSAKIDDDSPTSNQINVVRDYKGNTHNILRSTVQAFSRRRFNLGARLDVIFVDDTKAAEGAVDGGGPTREYLRLLLKAVQQSSTFEGLENSKRLRLDTEERLFLQVCGKPTPPATLDEVDDETFKEMLCKIKEAETVPEAKAAIEMAEDCLSIIGAFRSISTLKQRDMLVQSAVEYYADGRCNAVLQQYVISKIKTPIREN; this is encoded by the exons ATGAGGACTAGGACATTTGTTTTAAGTGATTCAATTCAG GCACTGTTTGACTTCGTTGGAGAGGTGGAGGATGCTACAGAATGGTTCCATATTCAGGAAGCCTTATCACCACCACTTAGAAATGACCTATGTGGAACCATTTCTGAAAGAAATATCACAGGACCAACCACACTGTTTGTCCAGTGGATTTCTTCCAAAGATGCAGAG TTTATGCAGACAATTCCTACACCTAATGGCAATGACAACCATGATAAAGATGATTATAATTCTGGGACTGTCAGCCCATTGGATCAACCTAGCACCTCTAATGAACATCTGACATCGTTCTCCCCTCAATCAGAGCAGGAAAAGACTGTCCAGAA GACCAACCTCCAAACAATACTGAGTCTCCTTTCAGCCAAGATAGATGATGATAGTCCCACTAGTAACCAGATCAATGTTGTAAGGGATTACAAAGGCAATACCCATAACATACTGAGAAGCACTGTTCAGGCTTTTAGTCGGCGACGATTTAACCTCGGAGCAAGACTGGATGTCATTTTTGTTGATGATACAAAAGCAGCAGAGGGGGCTGTGGACGGTGGTGGTCCAACTAGAGAGTACCTCAGATTGCTCCTTAAGGCTGTCCAACAGTCTAGCACATTTGAGGGACTTGAAAATAGTAAGAGGTTGCGGCTTGACACTGAAG AAAGGCTCTTTCTCCAGGTTTGTGGTAAACCCACCCCTCCTGCAACCTTGGATGAAGTAGATGATGAGACCTTCAAAGAAATGCTTTGCAAA ATAAAAGAAGCTGAAACTGTTCCAGAAGCCAAAGCTGCCATTGAAATGGCAGAAGATTGCCTGTCCATTATTGGAGCCTTTAGGTCCATTAGCACTCTTAAGCAGCGGGACATGCTGGTACAGTCAGCTGTCGAGTATTATGCTGATGGGAGATGCAATGCTGTACTACAACAGTATGTAATATCAAAAATCAAGACACCTATAAGAGAGAACTAG